The following proteins are encoded in a genomic region of Primulina huaijiensis isolate GDHJ02 chromosome 3, ASM1229523v2, whole genome shotgun sequence:
- the LOC140974270 gene encoding uncharacterized protein isoform X2: MRPGIQKNDSDSSPGPSLDGSFRKLGSAAFTCSISSNSSKVIPTSKRVHKFLKEYAMRLVDPNLFTEYLEDWVSENVCGKTSYEEQCFSSPFLIDELRTFDFAMEGVLFQQLLRMPYPPYSSDNLKEDEYLALEDFIHTAAEGLWRAFWHKNKPFPYFVSCPSYPGSKFYTVDKAISKERLKELCGAALLSNSNGNLNAHWDDVVMLLLFKRDVLKGDELGFSPSIICEALFYAIHLLLSRSLTKYDSVTGDYVFVSVVDSKFGGVVKLGGNLGKLEVDTNNPYESVVEWIKFHAEVSISPVDKIWNKLGNVNWGDLGTLQILLSIFYSMIRWNGPPRKSMASLAENHSRRLQKRRMESQLSERENALVAYEHGNNHYGEIVELDHENKQNMKMKSPRLKLRPGEIILLEDRNQELKSFQIQKFLDDRSGCSYIAAAAENPAELLTFYVGAHSSRLEPSWEDMNLWYQVQRQTKVLNILKQQGISSEHLPQIIASGRVMHSGHCEKKSLKGCCDHPWCGTPILVAYPVGEPVSSIIAHYGPFSAEESIRCCRDCLEALRSAKMANIMNGDISPENIIHVVNNKSSIKSRSFVLISWGRAILEDRDSPALNLQFSSAHALQHGKLCPSSDIESLIYLIYCLSGGSMQQQDSIESALKWRQRCWTKRLIQKHLSKVSPLLKAFADYVDSICGTPYAVDYDVWLNRLNGAVDGSVEKGKMVEESPRLKDFAESCATSGGVNSS; the protein is encoded by the exons ATGAGACCAG GTATCCAGAAAAATGATTCTGACTCGTCCCCTGGGCCAAGTTTGGATGGAAGTTTTAGAAAGCTGGGATCTG CAGCTTTTACGTGTTCAATCTCGAGCAATTCAAGCAAAGTTATACCAACTTCAAAAAGGGTGCATAAATTCCTGAAGGAGTATGCAATGAGGCTGGTTGATCCTAATCTATTTACCGAGTATCTTGAGGATTGGGTTAGCGAGAATGTCTGTGGTAAAACAAGTTATGAGGAACAATGTTTTAGCTCTCCCTTCTTGATTGATGAACTGCGTACCTTCGATTTTGCGATGGAGGGTGTTTTATTTCAACAACTACTGCGGATGCCGTATCCACCTTATTCTTCCGACAATCTGAAAGAAGACGAATATCTTGCACTGGAGGATTTTATCCATACTGCCGCAGAAGGACTGTGGCGTGCATTTTGGCATAAGAATAAGCCTTTTCCATATTTTGTATCTTGTCCAAGTTATCCTGGATCGAAGTTTTATACAGTAGACAAAGCAATATCAAAGGAAAGACTCAAGGAGCTCTGTGGTGCAGCTTTATTGTCAAACAGTAATGGCAATTTAAATGCACATTGGGATGATGTTGTCATGCTCCTATTATTCAAACGAGATGTTCTGAAAGGTGATGAATTGGGGTTTTCTCCTTCTATTATTTGTGAAGCTCTTTTCTATGCTATTCACTTGCTGTTATCCAGGAGTTTGACCAAGTACGATAGTGTTACTGGTGATTATGTTTTTGTATCTGTTGTCGACTCTAAGTTTGGAGGTGTTGTTAAACTTGGTGGCAATCTTGGAAAACTTGAAGTGGACACTAATAACCCATATGAATCTGTAGTGGAGTGGATCAAATTTCATGCAGAAGTAAGTATTTCCCCTGTAGACAAAATATGGAACAAGCTCGGAAATGTAAACTGGGGGGACTTGGGAACTTTACAGATTCTTCTGTCGATTTTTTACTCGATGATTCGGTGGAACGGGCCACCAAGAAAGTCGATGGCTTCCCTAGCAGAGAATCACAGTCGCCGACTCCAAAAACGTCGAATGGAGAGTCAATTAAGTGAAAGAGAAAATGCTCTAGTAGCTTATGAACATGGTAACAACCACTATGGAGAAATCGTTGAACTAGACCATGAGAACAAACAGAACATGAAGATGAAAAGTCCACGCTTAAAGCTtagaccgggtgaaataatattGCTCGAGGATCGAAACCAGGAACTCAAAAGTTTCCAAATACAGAAATTTCTAGATGATAGGAGTGGTTGCTCATATATTGCTGCAGCTGCAGAGAATCCTGCTGAATTGTTGACTTTTTATGTTGGTGCTCATTCGTCTCGTCTGGAGCCATCTTGGGAAGACATGAATCTATGGTACCAAGTACAAAGGCAAACCAAAGTGTTGAATATCTTGAAACAGCAAGGCATTTCAAGCGAACATCTGCCTCAAATTATCGCATCTGGCCGAGTCATGCACTCTGGCCATTGTGAAAAGAAAAGCTTGAAAGGATGTTGTGACCATCCGTGGTGTGGAACCCCTATTCTCGTTGCATATCCAGTAGGTGAACCAGTTTCATCCATCATAGCTCATTATGGCCCATTTTCTGCTGAAGAATCAATACGCTGCTGCCGAGATTGCCTTGAAGCTCTGAGAAGCGCAAAAATGGCTAACATCATGAACGGTGATATCTCCCCGGAAAACATAATACACGTCGTTAACAACAAAAGTTCAATTAAAAGCAGATCATTCGTTCTCATCTCGTGGGGTCGTGCCATTTTGGAAGATAGAGACAGCCCTGCATTAAACTTACAGTTTTCATCAGCTCATGCCCTTCAGCATGGCAAGCTCTGTCCATCTTCTGACATAGAGAGCCTCATTTACCTCATATACTGTCTTTCTGGTGGATCAATGCAGCAGCAAGACTCGATCGAATCAGCATTGAAATGGAGGCAGCGATGCTGGACGAAGCGTTTAATACAGAAACATTTAAGCAAGGTTTCGCCTCTCCTGAAAGCGTTTGCCGATTATGTGGATAGTATATGTGGAACACCCTATGCTGTTGATTATGATGTGTGGTTAAATAGACTGAATGGGGCTGTTGATGGATCAGTTGAGAAGGGGAAAATGGTTGAAGAGTCGCCGAGATTGAAGGATTTCGCAGAGTCTTGTGCAACTTCAGGTGGTGTGAATTCATCATAG
- the LOC140974268 gene encoding uncharacterized protein isoform X3, with the protein MKNMCSHSILVDDTVIQDDDTTTITCGSEIILGPEAQGFMKYRFKVMPAEEICKKQLQIVLDPEHTKCSICLSVWHDVVTVAPCLHNFCNGCFSEWLKRCQEKHSSILCPQCRAVVQFVGRNHFLHNLEEDILQADSTLRRSSEDIVLLDSHASIKSPLVISSGRKFSRKRARAPADEENAPCPQCGNEYAGFQCNQSTIHLQCQTCGGIMPSRSNASVPQHCLGCDRAFCGAYWHSLGVTGSDIHPVCSREILKPITERSVSRIPFLVHEKNRHEQDITEKCVRQMGRSLQDVISEWVTKMNNREIGKTRLPLNHSEMINPQTYVCNECYDKLVSFLLYWFRVTLPKHYLPPEALQRQDCWYGSACRTQHHNEEHARKRNHVCRPTRGTHM; encoded by the exons ATGAAGAATATGTG TTCTCATTCGATACTTGTTGATGACACGGTGATTCAAGATGATGATACAACTACCATCACTTGTGGCAGCGAAATAATTCTGGGTCCTGAGGCTCAAG GGTTTATGAAGTACAGATTTAAAGTAATGCCAGCCGAGGAAATTTGCAAGAAACAGCTGCAG atagttcttgATCCCGAACATACAAAATGTTCTATTTGTTTAAGTGTTTGGCATGACGTTGTAACTGTAGCTCCCTGCCTTCACAATTTTTG CAATGGGTGCTTCTCGGAGTGGTTGAAACGGTGTCAAGAGAAACATTCTAGCATTTTATGTCCTCAGTGTAGAGCAGTTGTACAATTTGTTGGAAGGAACCATTTTTTGCATAACCTTGAAGAG GATATATTGCAAGCTGATTCTACTCTTAGGCGTTCAAGTGAAGACATTGTACTTTTAGATTCACATGCGTCCATTAAATCTCCCCTT GTAATCAGCAGCGGAAGGAAATTTAGCAGGAAGAGAGCACGTGCTCCAGCAGATGAGGAGAATGCACCATGCCCTCAATGTg GCAACGAGTATGCTGGTTTCCAATGCAACCAAAGCACAATTCATCTTCAATGTCAAACGTGTGGTGGGATTATGCCTTCCAGATCAAATGCCAGTGTACCACAACACT GTTTAGGATGTGATCGTGCATTTTGTGGTGCCTATTGGCATTCCCTGGGGGTTACAGGAAGTGATATCCATCCTGTCTGCAGTCGTGAAATTTTAAAACCC ATTACGGAGCGGTCTGTCTCTAGGATACCCTTTTTGGTGCATGAAAAGAATAGACACGAACAAGAC ATAACTGAAAAATGCGTAAGGCAGATGGGAAGATCATTGCAGGATGTCATCTCAGAATGGGTCACGAAAATGAATAACCGAGAAATAGGCAA GACAAGGCTACCATTGAATCATTCTGAAATGATCAATCCGCAAACATATGTCTGCAA TGAGTGCTACGACAAATTAGTCTCGTTTCTCTTATACTGGTTCCGAGTCACATTACCTAAACAT TACCTACCTCCGGAGGCACTACAGAGGCAAGACTGCTGGTACGGATCAGCATGTCGAACACAGCACCATAACGAAGAACATGCTCGTAAGAGGAATCATGTATGTCGCCCGACGAGGGGTACCCATATGTAG
- the LOC140974270 gene encoding uncharacterized protein isoform X1, with product MRPGIQKNDSDSSPGPSLDGSFRKLGSAAAFTCSISSNSSKVIPTSKRVHKFLKEYAMRLVDPNLFTEYLEDWVSENVCGKTSYEEQCFSSPFLIDELRTFDFAMEGVLFQQLLRMPYPPYSSDNLKEDEYLALEDFIHTAAEGLWRAFWHKNKPFPYFVSCPSYPGSKFYTVDKAISKERLKELCGAALLSNSNGNLNAHWDDVVMLLLFKRDVLKGDELGFSPSIICEALFYAIHLLLSRSLTKYDSVTGDYVFVSVVDSKFGGVVKLGGNLGKLEVDTNNPYESVVEWIKFHAEVSISPVDKIWNKLGNVNWGDLGTLQILLSIFYSMIRWNGPPRKSMASLAENHSRRLQKRRMESQLSERENALVAYEHGNNHYGEIVELDHENKQNMKMKSPRLKLRPGEIILLEDRNQELKSFQIQKFLDDRSGCSYIAAAAENPAELLTFYVGAHSSRLEPSWEDMNLWYQVQRQTKVLNILKQQGISSEHLPQIIASGRVMHSGHCEKKSLKGCCDHPWCGTPILVAYPVGEPVSSIIAHYGPFSAEESIRCCRDCLEALRSAKMANIMNGDISPENIIHVVNNKSSIKSRSFVLISWGRAILEDRDSPALNLQFSSAHALQHGKLCPSSDIESLIYLIYCLSGGSMQQQDSIESALKWRQRCWTKRLIQKHLSKVSPLLKAFADYVDSICGTPYAVDYDVWLNRLNGAVDGSVEKGKMVEESPRLKDFAESCATSGGVNSS from the exons ATGAGACCAG GTATCCAGAAAAATGATTCTGACTCGTCCCCTGGGCCAAGTTTGGATGGAAGTTTTAGAAAGCTGGGATCTG CAGCAGCTTTTACGTGTTCAATCTCGAGCAATTCAAGCAAAGTTATACCAACTTCAAAAAGGGTGCATAAATTCCTGAAGGAGTATGCAATGAGGCTGGTTGATCCTAATCTATTTACCGAGTATCTTGAGGATTGGGTTAGCGAGAATGTCTGTGGTAAAACAAGTTATGAGGAACAATGTTTTAGCTCTCCCTTCTTGATTGATGAACTGCGTACCTTCGATTTTGCGATGGAGGGTGTTTTATTTCAACAACTACTGCGGATGCCGTATCCACCTTATTCTTCCGACAATCTGAAAGAAGACGAATATCTTGCACTGGAGGATTTTATCCATACTGCCGCAGAAGGACTGTGGCGTGCATTTTGGCATAAGAATAAGCCTTTTCCATATTTTGTATCTTGTCCAAGTTATCCTGGATCGAAGTTTTATACAGTAGACAAAGCAATATCAAAGGAAAGACTCAAGGAGCTCTGTGGTGCAGCTTTATTGTCAAACAGTAATGGCAATTTAAATGCACATTGGGATGATGTTGTCATGCTCCTATTATTCAAACGAGATGTTCTGAAAGGTGATGAATTGGGGTTTTCTCCTTCTATTATTTGTGAAGCTCTTTTCTATGCTATTCACTTGCTGTTATCCAGGAGTTTGACCAAGTACGATAGTGTTACTGGTGATTATGTTTTTGTATCTGTTGTCGACTCTAAGTTTGGAGGTGTTGTTAAACTTGGTGGCAATCTTGGAAAACTTGAAGTGGACACTAATAACCCATATGAATCTGTAGTGGAGTGGATCAAATTTCATGCAGAAGTAAGTATTTCCCCTGTAGACAAAATATGGAACAAGCTCGGAAATGTAAACTGGGGGGACTTGGGAACTTTACAGATTCTTCTGTCGATTTTTTACTCGATGATTCGGTGGAACGGGCCACCAAGAAAGTCGATGGCTTCCCTAGCAGAGAATCACAGTCGCCGACTCCAAAAACGTCGAATGGAGAGTCAATTAAGTGAAAGAGAAAATGCTCTAGTAGCTTATGAACATGGTAACAACCACTATGGAGAAATCGTTGAACTAGACCATGAGAACAAACAGAACATGAAGATGAAAAGTCCACGCTTAAAGCTtagaccgggtgaaataatattGCTCGAGGATCGAAACCAGGAACTCAAAAGTTTCCAAATACAGAAATTTCTAGATGATAGGAGTGGTTGCTCATATATTGCTGCAGCTGCAGAGAATCCTGCTGAATTGTTGACTTTTTATGTTGGTGCTCATTCGTCTCGTCTGGAGCCATCTTGGGAAGACATGAATCTATGGTACCAAGTACAAAGGCAAACCAAAGTGTTGAATATCTTGAAACAGCAAGGCATTTCAAGCGAACATCTGCCTCAAATTATCGCATCTGGCCGAGTCATGCACTCTGGCCATTGTGAAAAGAAAAGCTTGAAAGGATGTTGTGACCATCCGTGGTGTGGAACCCCTATTCTCGTTGCATATCCAGTAGGTGAACCAGTTTCATCCATCATAGCTCATTATGGCCCATTTTCTGCTGAAGAATCAATACGCTGCTGCCGAGATTGCCTTGAAGCTCTGAGAAGCGCAAAAATGGCTAACATCATGAACGGTGATATCTCCCCGGAAAACATAATACACGTCGTTAACAACAAAAGTTCAATTAAAAGCAGATCATTCGTTCTCATCTCGTGGGGTCGTGCCATTTTGGAAGATAGAGACAGCCCTGCATTAAACTTACAGTTTTCATCAGCTCATGCCCTTCAGCATGGCAAGCTCTGTCCATCTTCTGACATAGAGAGCCTCATTTACCTCATATACTGTCTTTCTGGTGGATCAATGCAGCAGCAAGACTCGATCGAATCAGCATTGAAATGGAGGCAGCGATGCTGGACGAAGCGTTTAATACAGAAACATTTAAGCAAGGTTTCGCCTCTCCTGAAAGCGTTTGCCGATTATGTGGATAGTATATGTGGAACACCCTATGCTGTTGATTATGATGTGTGGTTAAATAGACTGAATGGGGCTGTTGATGGATCAGTTGAGAAGGGGAAAATGGTTGAAGAGTCGCCGAGATTGAAGGATTTCGCAGAGTCTTGTGCAACTTCAGGTGGTGTGAATTCATCATAG
- the LOC140972348 gene encoding amino acid transporter AVT1I-like, producing MVDASLDPGSISSSSVVSTNPNLLLVNPANQNNSNDDVEKGNGVLKTDGASFFETTFNGLNSLSGVGILSIPYALSNGGWLSLILLFMVASATFYTGLLIKRCMDFDSNIRTYPDVGDKAFGTRGRMVVSIFVHIELYLVATGFLIILVDNLHDLLASLELDFYGINIGGRQSLVIIVTLILMPSVWINNMRALSYVSATGVLACVVTIGSVLWVGTSDDIGFHKKGTLINWTGIPTAFSLYMFSYGAHPVFPTLYNSMRNRRQFFWVLLVCILFCSVTNACMAISGYLMFGSEVKSQITLNLPTNNISSKVAIYTALVTPLAKYALMLRPIVDGIEDLIRSYRGKKSYGFFVRTILVISSAIVASTLPFFGYLMALVGAFLNVTASILLPCFCYLKISGAYRKLSVELAIIGFIVLMGLVILVTGTYTSLKQIIQNL from the exons ATGGTTGACGCCTCTCTTGATCCTGGCTCCATCTCATCATCGAGTGTTGTTTCCACTAACCCAAATCTCCTACTCGTAAATCCAGCAAATCAGAACAACTCCAACGATGATGTTGAGAAAGgaaatggagttctcaagaccGACGGTGCTTCGTTTTTCGAGACAACTTTCAATGGATTAAATTCCTTATCAG GTGTTGGGATTTTGTCGATTCCATATGCATTGTCGAATGGCGGGTGGCTAAGCTTGATTCTTCTATTCATGGTTGCTAGTGCAACCTTCTATACAGGCTTGTTGATCAAAAGATGTATGGACTTTGACTCGAATATACGAACCTATCCCGATGTAGGAGACAAGGCTTTTGGCACCAGAGGACGAATGGTTGTCTCGATTTTCGTGCATATTGAACTGTACTTGGTTGCCACAGGTTTCCTGATAATTCTTGTGGATAATCTGCACGACTTATTAGCGAGCTTGGAACTCGATTTTTATGGCATCAACATTGGCGGAAGACAAAGTCTGGTCATAATCGTGACACTAATATTGATGCCTTCTGTTTGGATTAACAATATGAGAGCTCTTTCATATGTATCCGCCACTGGAGTTCTAGCTTGTGTTGTGACTATTGGATCGGTTCTATGGGTCGGTACATCTGATGACATTGGGTTTCATAAAAAGGGAACACTTATTAATTGGACAGGAATCCCTACGGCTTTCAGCTTGTACATGTTCAGTTACGGTGCTCATCCTGTATTCCCTACATTGTACAATTCTATGCGAAACCGACGACAATTCTTTTGG GTTCTGCTTGTATGCATTCTCTTTTGTTCGGTTACTAATGCATGCATGGCAATCTCGGGATACCTAATGTTCGGTTCAGAGGTAAAATCCCAGATAACACTGAACCTCCCAACGAATAATATTAGCTCCAAAGTGGCTATCTACACTGCCCTTGTCACTCCTTTAGCGAAATACGCACTGATGCTAAGGCCAATTGTTGATGGAATCGAAGATCTGATACGATCATATCGTGGGAAGAAATCTTATGGTTTCTTTGTCAGGACAATCTTGGTGATCAGCAGTGCCATTGTGGCCTCAACACTACCGTTTTTCGGGTATCTAATGGCACTCGTTGGAGCGTTTTTGAACGTCACAGCTTCGATATTACTTCCATGCTTTTGTTACTTGAAGATTTCAGGTGCTTATAGAAAACTGAGCGTTGAATTGGCGATCATCGGATTCATAGTGTTGATGGGTCTTGTTATCCTCGTTACCGGCACCTACACGTCTTTGaaacaaataatccaaaacCTATAA
- the LOC140974268 gene encoding uncharacterized protein isoform X1 has protein sequence MEKGENSGATASGEDIWAKLVPLDSRYPDVELRSDNVTVLSEINSSLSEKQEWCRIEKNKDQVSALMKNMCSHSILVDDTVIQDDDTTTITCGSEIILGPEAQGFMKYRFKVMPAEEICKKQLQIVLDPEHTKCSICLSVWHDVVTVAPCLHNFCNGCFSEWLKRCQEKHSSILCPQCRAVVQFVGRNHFLHNLEEDILQADSTLRRSSEDIVLLDSHASIKSPLVISSGRKFSRKRARAPADEENAPCPQCGNEYAGFQCNQSTIHLQCQTCGGIMPSRSNASVPQHCLGCDRAFCGAYWHSLGVTGSDIHPVCSREILKPITERSVSRIPFLVHEKNRHEQDITEKCVRQMGRSLQDVISEWVTKMNNREIGKTRLPLNHSEMINPQTYVCNECYDKLVSFLLYWFRVTLPKHYLPPEALQRQDCWYGSACRTQHHNEEHARKRNHVCRPTRGTHM, from the exons ATGGAAAAAGGAGAAAACTCGGGGGCCACCGCCTCCGGTGAAGATATTTGGGCTAAACTGG TGCCGTTGGACTCACGATATCCAGATGTGGAATTGAGATCTGATAATGTCACTGTCTTATCGGAGATCAATAGTTCTTTAAGTGAAAAGCAAGAGTGGTGCAGGATAGAAAAGAACAAGGATCAAGTTTCTGCCTTGATGAAGAATATGTG TTCTCATTCGATACTTGTTGATGACACGGTGATTCAAGATGATGATACAACTACCATCACTTGTGGCAGCGAAATAATTCTGGGTCCTGAGGCTCAAG GGTTTATGAAGTACAGATTTAAAGTAATGCCAGCCGAGGAAATTTGCAAGAAACAGCTGCAG atagttcttgATCCCGAACATACAAAATGTTCTATTTGTTTAAGTGTTTGGCATGACGTTGTAACTGTAGCTCCCTGCCTTCACAATTTTTG CAATGGGTGCTTCTCGGAGTGGTTGAAACGGTGTCAAGAGAAACATTCTAGCATTTTATGTCCTCAGTGTAGAGCAGTTGTACAATTTGTTGGAAGGAACCATTTTTTGCATAACCTTGAAGAG GATATATTGCAAGCTGATTCTACTCTTAGGCGTTCAAGTGAAGACATTGTACTTTTAGATTCACATGCGTCCATTAAATCTCCCCTT GTAATCAGCAGCGGAAGGAAATTTAGCAGGAAGAGAGCACGTGCTCCAGCAGATGAGGAGAATGCACCATGCCCTCAATGTg GCAACGAGTATGCTGGTTTCCAATGCAACCAAAGCACAATTCATCTTCAATGTCAAACGTGTGGTGGGATTATGCCTTCCAGATCAAATGCCAGTGTACCACAACACT GTTTAGGATGTGATCGTGCATTTTGTGGTGCCTATTGGCATTCCCTGGGGGTTACAGGAAGTGATATCCATCCTGTCTGCAGTCGTGAAATTTTAAAACCC ATTACGGAGCGGTCTGTCTCTAGGATACCCTTTTTGGTGCATGAAAAGAATAGACACGAACAAGAC ATAACTGAAAAATGCGTAAGGCAGATGGGAAGATCATTGCAGGATGTCATCTCAGAATGGGTCACGAAAATGAATAACCGAGAAATAGGCAA GACAAGGCTACCATTGAATCATTCTGAAATGATCAATCCGCAAACATATGTCTGCAA TGAGTGCTACGACAAATTAGTCTCGTTTCTCTTATACTGGTTCCGAGTCACATTACCTAAACAT TACCTACCTCCGGAGGCACTACAGAGGCAAGACTGCTGGTACGGATCAGCATGTCGAACACAGCACCATAACGAAGAACATGCTCGTAAGAGGAATCATGTATGTCGCCCGACGAGGGGTACCCATATGTAG
- the LOC140974268 gene encoding uncharacterized protein isoform X2, protein MEKGENSGATASGEDIWAKLVPLDSRYPDVELRSDNVTVLSEINSSLSEKQEWCRIEKNKDQVSALMKNMCSHSILVDDTVIQDDDTTTITCGSEIILGPEAQGFMKYRFKVMPAEEICKKQLQIVLDPEHTKCSICLSVWHDVVTVAPCLHNFCNGCFSEWLKRCQEKHSSILCPQCRAVVQFVGRNHFLHNLEEDILQADSTLRRSSEDIVLLDSHASIKSPLVISSGRKFSRKRARAPADEENAPCPQCGNEYAGFQCNQSTIHLQCQTCGGIMPSRSNASVPQHCLGCDRAFCGAYWHSLGVTGSDIHPVCSREILKPITERSVSRIPFLVHEKNRHEQDITEKCVRQMGRSLQDVISEWVTKMNNREIDRTRLPLNHSEMINPQTYVCNECYDKLVSFLLYWFRVTLPKHYLPPEALQRQDCWYGSACRTQHHNEEHARKRNHVCRPTRGTHM, encoded by the exons ATGGAAAAAGGAGAAAACTCGGGGGCCACCGCCTCCGGTGAAGATATTTGGGCTAAACTGG TGCCGTTGGACTCACGATATCCAGATGTGGAATTGAGATCTGATAATGTCACTGTCTTATCGGAGATCAATAGTTCTTTAAGTGAAAAGCAAGAGTGGTGCAGGATAGAAAAGAACAAGGATCAAGTTTCTGCCTTGATGAAGAATATGTG TTCTCATTCGATACTTGTTGATGACACGGTGATTCAAGATGATGATACAACTACCATCACTTGTGGCAGCGAAATAATTCTGGGTCCTGAGGCTCAAG GGTTTATGAAGTACAGATTTAAAGTAATGCCAGCCGAGGAAATTTGCAAGAAACAGCTGCAG atagttcttgATCCCGAACATACAAAATGTTCTATTTGTTTAAGTGTTTGGCATGACGTTGTAACTGTAGCTCCCTGCCTTCACAATTTTTG CAATGGGTGCTTCTCGGAGTGGTTGAAACGGTGTCAAGAGAAACATTCTAGCATTTTATGTCCTCAGTGTAGAGCAGTTGTACAATTTGTTGGAAGGAACCATTTTTTGCATAACCTTGAAGAG GATATATTGCAAGCTGATTCTACTCTTAGGCGTTCAAGTGAAGACATTGTACTTTTAGATTCACATGCGTCCATTAAATCTCCCCTT GTAATCAGCAGCGGAAGGAAATTTAGCAGGAAGAGAGCACGTGCTCCAGCAGATGAGGAGAATGCACCATGCCCTCAATGTg GCAACGAGTATGCTGGTTTCCAATGCAACCAAAGCACAATTCATCTTCAATGTCAAACGTGTGGTGGGATTATGCCTTCCAGATCAAATGCCAGTGTACCACAACACT GTTTAGGATGTGATCGTGCATTTTGTGGTGCCTATTGGCATTCCCTGGGGGTTACAGGAAGTGATATCCATCCTGTCTGCAGTCGTGAAATTTTAAAACCC ATTACGGAGCGGTCTGTCTCTAGGATACCCTTTTTGGTGCATGAAAAGAATAGACACGAACAAGAC ATAACTGAAAAATGCGTAAGGCAGATGGGAAGATCATTGCAGGATGTCATCTCAGAATGGGTCACGAAAATGAATAACCGAGAAATAG ACAGGACAAGGCTACCATTGAATCATTCTGAAATGATCAATCCGCAAACATATGTCTGCAA TGAGTGCTACGACAAATTAGTCTCGTTTCTCTTATACTGGTTCCGAGTCACATTACCTAAACAT TACCTACCTCCGGAGGCACTACAGAGGCAAGACTGCTGGTACGGATCAGCATGTCGAACACAGCACCATAACGAAGAACATGCTCGTAAGAGGAATCATGTATGTCGCCCGACGAGGGGTACCCATATGTAG
- the LOC140972422 gene encoding isoeugenol synthase 1-like: MGVIVSQGGLDEHNKLVSLVKEVDIVISALAVPQHLEQLKIINAMKEAGNVKRFVPSEYGNEVDRVSGALPPFQKLLDNKKKIRRATEEAGIPFTYVSANSFAAYFVDYFLHPHDENSHEVTLYGNGDAKAVLNNEEDVAAYTLKEATDPRVANRVIICRPPKNIVSQLDLVDAWENKTGRTITRVHVPEHEIINLSRNLPFPDNVPVSIIHNIFIQGC, from the exons ATGGGAGTTATCGTTTCCCAA GGTGGACTCGACGAGCACAATAAGCTCGTTTCCTTGGTGAAAGAGGTGGATATCGTGATATCCGCACTTGCAGTTCCTCAACATCTCGAGCAGCTCAAGATTATCAATGCCATGAAAGAGGCAGGCAATGTAAAG AGATTTGTTCCATCAGAATATGGGAATGAAGTGGATCGAGTAAGTGGTGCATTGCCACCATTCCAAAAATTGCTCGACAACAAGAAGAAAATAAGGAGGGCGACCGAAGAAGCCGGGATCCCCTTTACGTATGTTTCTGCAAATTCATTTGCAGCATACTTTGTTGATTATTTTCTTCATCCACATGATGAAAACTCCCATGAAGTTACTCTATATGGAAATGGTGATGCCAAAG CGGTGTTGAATAATGAAGAAGACGTTGCGGCGTACACGTTGAAAGAAGCAACCGACCCGAGGGTGGCGAATCGAGTCATTATCTGTCGACCCCCAAAAAACATCGTATCCCAGCTCGATTTGGTGGATGCATGGGAGAACAAAACGGGACGTACCATAACAAGGGTCCATGTTCCCGAGCACGAAATCATCAATCTTTCCAGAA ATTTGCCATTTCCGGACAACGTCCCGGTTTCGATCATTCACAATATATTCATCCAAGGATGTTAG